From a region of the Gossypium raimondii isolate GPD5lz chromosome 10, ASM2569854v1, whole genome shotgun sequence genome:
- the LOC105775104 gene encoding probable LRR receptor-like serine/threonine-protein kinase At3g47570, producing MENGSLGDWLHRSTGMHELETTRKLNFFQRVNVAIDVAHALEYLHHHGETSIIHCDIKPSNILLDEEMVGHISDFGLAKIFFGDKLNYSTNQSSSPGLRGTVGYAPPEYGMGSELLTKGDVYSYGILLLETFTGKRPTDERFKEGLSIRNFVEAALPERMIEIIDPILLQERVRRGTIADIILSGNNLRNDRHFWCLTSILDIGLACSFESPSERMDMSDVVIKLCSIRYKLYSTRLRREVQT from the exons ATGGAAAATGGAAGCTTAGGGGACTGGCTGCATCGATCTACTGGCATGCATGAATTGGAGACAACGAGAAAATTGAACTTCTTTCAAAGAGTTAATGTGGCCATAGATGTTGCCCATGCACTAGAATATCTGCACCATCATGGCGAAACATCGATCATTCATTGTGATATCAAGCCAAGCAATATTCTACTCGATGAGGAAATGGTTGGTCATATAAGTGACTTTGGCTTAGCAAAAATCTTTTTTGGAGACAAGCTTAACTATTCTACTAATCAGTCAAGCTCCCCTGGGTTAAGAGGAACTGTTGGTTATGCTCCACCAG AATATGGCATGGGAAGCGAGTTGTTAACAAAAGGTGACGTGTATAGCTATGGTATCCTTTTGTTGGAGACGTTTACCGGAAAAAGGCCAACCGATGAAAGGTTCAAAGAAGGTTTAAGTATTCGCAACTTTGTTGAGGCAGCTTTGCCTGAACGAATGATCGAGATTATAGATCCCATTTTACTTCAAGAGAGAGTCAGAAGAGGAACAATTGCCGACATTATTCTTAGTGGGAACAACTTGAGAAATGATAGACATTTTTGGTGCTTGACTTCTATACTTGATATAGGACTTGCTTGTTCTTTTGAATCACCAAGTGAGCGTATGGACATGAGTGATGTTGTTATCAAGCTTTGTTCCATTAGGTACAAGCTTTATTCAACTCGATTACGTAGAGAGGTTCAAACTTAA